CCCGCCGGCATTACAACCTGCTTCATTAGCAGCTCCAGCCGCTTTCTCTTTTCTTCAGCTCCGCCCATGGCTCTCCCCCCGATTTCCAATCTACCTTTCTGAAAACATGAAAAGCTTCTGCGTCTAAAACATCTCCGACCGCAAAAGCTTTTCGTAGCCTTCTTCAACCCTCATCACAATAATATAGATAGTAGTCCGGAATATTAATCCGTAACAGCTATTCCTGTTGGCGAAGAGAATGAAGTGAGTATAGGGTATTGCTCTTCTTTATTAGTACGCCCGTGCGAACACTACTGTATGCTTGGCTGGTTTGCCACAGCACAAACATGTTGTCTTTTGCTCGGTTGTTTTAAACGGTATGTTACGGCTTGTAGCGCCTGTCACTTCTTTAACTTTGTCTTCACATTCTTCAGATCCGCACCAACCAGCCAAAGTAAAGCCACGTTTCTCTTCCATGAGAGTCCTCATCTCATCCAATGTATCGACGGAATAGAAGTTTTCTTCCATGAAGTTCTTTGCACGGTCAAACATCTCTTGTTGTACCTGTGCGAGCATCGCGTGTACTTCTTCAAGCAGATTGTCCTGTTGGACAATCTTTTTCTCGCCGCTGATACGGGATACGAGCACACAGACACCGTTTTCCATATCACGAGGGCCGATTTCCAGACGAACCGGTACACCGCGCATTTCATATTCATTAAACTTCCAGCCTGGACTTACATCGCTGCGGTCGTCCATTTTAACACGGACACCCGCTTGTTTCAACTCGGCAAACAATTCATCTGCACGAGCGATAACTGCATCACGTTTCTTAGGTGGTCCAATAGGAACCATAATAACCTGCGTAGGTGCCACCTTAGGAGGCAGTGCAAGACCACGGTCATCTCCATGGACCATAATCAATGCACCGATCAAACGTGTACTTGTTCCCCATGAAGTCGTATGCGCGAATTCCAGGTTGTTTTCGCGACTCAAATATTTAATGTCAAACGCAACGGCAAAGTTAGTTCCCATGTAGTGGGACGTTCCAGCTTGTACCGCTCGTCCATCTTTCATCATCGCTTCCAGTGAAAATGTATCCTTCGCACCTGCAAACTTTTCAGAAGGTGTTTTCTGTCCAGTAATAACCGGAATAGCTAGAACTTCCTCGATGACCTCACGATAAACTTCCAGCATTTTCATCGTTTCTTCACGTGCTTCTTCTTCTGTTTCATGTGCTGTGTGACCTTCTTGCCACAAAAATTCACTTGTGCGCAAGAAAGGCAACGTACGTTTTTCCCAACGCACCACATTAGCCCATTGGTTAATTAGCACAGGCAGGTCACGATAGGATTGAATCCATTTCGAGTACATATGACCGATCATGGTTTCCGAAGTTGGACGGATTGCAAGACGCTCTTCCAGCTTTTCCCCACCAGCCTCAGTCACCCATGGCAATTCAGGATTAAATCCTTCCACATGCTCTTTTTCTTTTTGGAAAAAGCTTTCTGGGATAAACATTGGAAAATAAGCATTGCGATGTCCCGTTTCTCTGAAACGCACATCCATAGCTTCCTTAATGTGCTCCCAAATCTCAAAACCATCGGGACGGAATACAATACACCCGCGAACTGGCGAGTAATCCATCAGTTCTGCTTTTTTAATAACATCAATATACCATCGGGAAAAATCTTCGCTCTGCGGCGTGATTTCCTCGACAAACTGTTTATCGTTCGACATAGAAATGCATGTCCTCCCATACAGACCATTTTTATAATGACCGTCTCTAATTAACCATTAATTAAGCGTAAAATATCGTTATACGTGACCGCAATCATTAGCAGGAATAGCATAGCAAAACCAACGAAATGGACCATTCCCTCCCTGCTCGGATCAACAGGACGTCCTCTTACCGCCTCAACACCAAGGAAAACAAGTCTACTTCCATCCAACGCCGGAATAGGTAGTAGATTGAATATCCCCAGATAAAGACTCATGATCGCAGTCCAATATGTCAACTGCTCAATGCCTTGCTTAGCTATTTGTCCCGTCACTTCAAAAGTACGTACGGGGCCTCCCAGGTCATTGATAGAAAAGCGTTGGATAAGCTGGCTAAATCCTTGAAAAATAATATCTGTCGTTCTGACCATAGATTGTCCCGCAAATTTGAATGTTTCCCCTACACCAGCTTGGCGTTTTGGAAGTTCAGGCACAATGCCCACCTTGCCACCCTTTTGTCCTTCCATTGCACGAGGTGTTATCGTAAGATCAAAGGTTTTATCATCACGGCGAACTGTCCACTTCATCGGCTTGTCTTGAGAATCCGCAATCAGTTTGATCATGTTTTCAACATTCGCACCAATTGCAACTCCGTTCACCGATTCGATGATATCTCCCTTATGCAAATCAGCTTCAGCAGCTGGCATACCTGCTGTAATTTCACTAATTTGGACATACGTCGGGTTGTCCACTTGTATGCCGACCATCTGGATGTGCAAACCAAACAGAATAAAGGCAAGAATAAAATTCATCAGGGGTCCAGCAAATATAGCCATCGCACGCTGTCCTACTGTTTTACTCCCATACTGTCGATCCTTCGGTGCAATTTGAATGGATTGTCCTTTGGTTACCATCATCGCTTGTGGGTGTACAGTGTATTGCTGATCTTCGCCATCCACATCCAATTTTACAGTTAACGCTTGTTCCAGATCAATCTCCAACACTTCACCGCGCACTACATTCTTGCGGTTATCCAGTTGGTCCAAATAGATGGTCTTAACGACGCCATCTGTCACGCGCACAGCAATCGTTTGTCCGGTTTCAATTTCATTGACCTCCGGATCTTCTCCCGCCATACGTGCAAAACCACCGAACGGCAGCAACCGTAGCGTAAATCGTGTCTCGTTTCTTTTATAAGAGAACAGTTTCGGACCGAAACCGATCGCAAACTCCCGTACCAGAATCCCGGCGCGTTTGGCAAAATAATAATGCCCCCATTCATGCACCGTCACTATGACGAAAAACATGAGCACCGTCATCAACACTATTTGAATCGTTTCCAATCGTTTCCGTTCCCCTTTCAATGAGATCGAGTTTGTCTTCCTAGATTATCATTATTCTCCGAACCCGCACAAGAGAATCACAATTCGTTTCTTGACCCCAACATTAACCTACAACTTCGAAGCTATACTACGAGTCTCGCGGTCACAAGTTTCAATCGCAGACAAATCAGGATCAGCCATATTGACATGCTGTTCTAGCACCTGTTCAATAATCGCTTCAATATGCAGAAAAGAAATTTCTCCACGTAAGAAACGAGCAACAGCAATCTCATTAGCAGCATTAAAAGCGGTCGGTGCTGTACCACCCATTTTACCACATTCGAAGGCAAGCCTTAAACAAGGAAAACGATTTAAATCCATTTCCTTAAAGTGGAGTTTGCCCACTTCAGCCAATGACAGAGGCTTTGCCGGAGACTTCATCCGCTCAGGATAAGTTAATGCATATTGAATGGGTACTCTCATGTCAGGGTTCCCAAGTTGAGCAACAATGCTTGTATCTTGAAACTCGACGTAGGAGTGAATAATGCTTTCCGGATGAAGCAGCACATGGATCTGCTCATAGCTAAGCCCGAACAACCAATGTGCCTCGATGACTTCCAGCCCTTTGTTTACCATCGTTGCTGAATCAATTGTAATTTTGGCCCCCATTGACCAATTAGGATGCTTAAGTGCATCTTCCACGGTAACTTCACGCAGCTGTTCTCTTGTCAAATCTCGAAAAGAACCGCCTGATGCTGTGAGGGTAATATGTGCCACATCTTTCATACGCTCACCATTCAAGCATTGGAAAATAGCTGAATGCTCACTGTCAATCGGCAGCAACGGCACTCCTTTCGCCCGAGCCCGCGCTGTGACCAGATGACCAGCCGTAACCAGTGTTTCCTTATTGGCCAAACCGATCTGTTTTCCAGCCTCAATCGCGGCCAGCGTGGAGTGCAATCCGACACTGCCCATTACAGCTGTCACAACCATATCCGCCTCTGTGTTCGCGGCCAGCTCAACGAGTCCTTCATTTCCCCAGTGTAGTTCGATTCCAGAAGGCAGTAAAGGACGAATTTCATCCGCTAACTGCTGAGTACCGACAGACACTTTTTTGGGATGATAGAGACGCGCTTGCTCAGCAAGCAACTTTATATTGGAGCCACCTGCTAAAGCCTCAACAGTGAACTGATCTGGGTGCATGGACACCACATCCAACGTTTGAGTTCCAATAGATCCGGTTGAACCAAGTACCGTAATTCTTTTCATGATGCACCTTCCTATCCTGAAAATCACTTTTATCAGGAGCTCATTGTTTGTTATCCAGGCAACTATGGAGCTGATTCTATCCTTCTAATAGCGCAAGGCTAACAGTATAAAGGTTGATCCTCAGCATAAGTTGTAATCACCAGGCTTATGGAAGCAGCATCAGCATATGTACAAATGGAAAAACGACAATCCAGCTGTCGCAGCGGTCTAGTATACCACCGTGCCCTGGCAGCAGATTACCAGAATCTTTGATGCCGTACACTCGTTTGTATGCAGATTGTACCAAATCGCCCAGTTGTCCCACAACAGCACATGACAAACCGATGCCGAAGGCTTTACCCCAGGGTAACAGTCCACCTGACAAACCAGCGAATACCAGAGCTATAACCAGCGCTAAAACAACTCCGCCAATGGACCCTTCGACCGTTTTATTTGGACTAATCGCAGGCCATAGCTTCGTCTTCCCTGCCATTTTGCCTACAAAATATGCCCCTGCATCACTTGCCCAAATACAAGACAACAACAAAAAAGTCCATAACAGTCCATGTTCCATATGACGTGATTCCGCAATATACGAAAATCCAAATCCTATATATACAGTACCAAGAAATAGTATAGCTACCGTTTGAATCGGGATTTTATTTTTCGTTCCTACTGTGATCATCATAAACACTACCATTACCAACCAGAGCAAACTGGCAAAGGGTAGCGGTGAATGCAAACCCAAAGGTTGATATGGGAATACAAATGCTAATATGCTTACGTAGCCAAGTATTGCTGTACCTCCAAAAGGAGATACCTGCGTCATTCGAGCGAACTCATAAAATCCGATTAGGGCCATCACCAATATAAGCAAATGGTAGGCCAAGCCGCCCCACAGGACCATTGCCAAAAAGAATATGCCTGCCAGAATACCGGTAATTAATCTCTGTCTCAACGGCTTTCATCCTCCATTTACTTCAGTCCGCCATACCGTCGTGATCTTTTTTGATATTCGATCACTGCTTCGTATAAGTGCTCTTTCTTAAACTCGGGCCAATAAATATCAGTAAACCACAGTTCACTATAAGCAAGCTGCCAAAGCATAAAATTACTGAGTCTAAGCTCCCCGCTTGTTCGAATCAATAAATCAGGATCTGGCATACCCGTAGAAAGCAACGTGTTGCCAATTAGCTCAGATGTTATATCTTCCGGCTTCAGCTTTCCATCCTCAATTTGACGGCCCAATGCTTGCATGCATTCTGTGATCTCCAACCGACTGCCATAATTTAATGCAAAATTAAGTACAAGTCCGGTATTATTTTCGGTACGTCGAGTCGCTTCAGTCAGCGCTTCAACGGTATGAGAAGGTAAATGCTCCTTGTTTCCCATCATACGCACTTGCACATTTTTTTCAACTAGCTCATCCAGCTCAATTGCCAAAAATTCTTGAGGCAGTTTCATTAGAAAATCAACTTCGTCCTTTGGACGCGTCCAATTCTCAGTTGAAAAAGCAAATAAAGTTAAATACTTAATACCCAGTTCATCCGCTGCAATTGCTGTGCGTTTCACTGCCTTCATTCCATTTTGATGCCCTACAATCCGCGGCATTCCAATCCGTTTGGCCCATCTGCCGTTCCCATCCATGATGACAGCAACATGCTGCGGAATATTGTCTTTTGAAATGGCCGGTGTTTGCTGTTTTTGTTCCCCGTTCCACCAAGACCGAACCCGTTTGATCATTCCAGTTCCTCCAGCATTCTCTGAAAATGTGCCTCAGGCTTGAAAAGAGACAAACCCCACCGTAAGGGAGGGGCTGCCAATCTTTTTAAACTTCCATAATTTCTTTTTCTTTTGCAGCTAAAACTTTATCTACTTCAGCGATAAACTTGTCAGTCGTCTTCTGGATATCTTCCTGATGCTTACGAGATTCGTCCTCGGAAATATCACTTTTCTCCATTTTTTTGATATCATCATTTGCATCACGACGAATGTTACGAATAGCGATTTTTGCTTCTTCACCGCTCTTTTTCGTCAGCTTCACCAAATCAGTTCTGCGCTCCTCCGTTAAAGCAGGAATACTCAGACGAATGGTGTTACCATCATTCGAAGGCGTCAAACCTAAATCGGATTTTTGGATAGCACGCTCGATATCAGCCAAAGAAGATTTGTCCCAAGGCTGAATCATCAAGGTCCGACTGTCAGGTGTATTGATATTCGCCAGCTGATTGACTGGAGTCATTGCGCCGTAATATTCAACCTGCACACGGTCCAGTAATGCTGGTGTTGCCCGTCCTGCACGCAAAGATGCAAGATCACGTTGCAATGCCTGGATTGCTTTTTGCATGCGCTCTTCAGCGCTCTTTTTCACAGATTGTGGCATTAATTTACACTCCCTTTGACGATCGTACCAATTTTTTCACCCAGTACGACACGTTTAATGTTACCTTGCTCTGTAATAGCAAAGACAATCAACGGAATATTGTTATCCATGCACAGCGAGGAAGCTGTAGAATCCATGACACCGAGATTTTTGTTAAGCACATCCAAATACGTAAGCTGCTCATATTTTTCAGCTGTGCTATCTTTAAACGGATCGGCGGAGTACACACCATCTACTTTATTTTTAGCCATCAGAATCACTTCTGCTTCGATCTCAGCGGCACGTAGAGCAGCTGTAGTATCAGTCGAGAAGAACGGATTACCCGTACCTGCAGCAAAAATTACGACCCGACCTTTTTCCAGATGACGGATAGCTCTACGGCGGATGTAAGGTTCTGCAATCTGTTGCATCGCTATGGATGTTTGTACACGCGTAGGCACTTCAATTTGTTCCAAAGCATCCTGTAAAGCCAGTGAGTTCATCACGGTTGCGAGCATACCCATGTAATCTGCCGTTGCCCGGTCAATCCCATTGGCACTTCCAGCAATACCACGCCAGATATTACCGCCTCCGCACACAATAGCAACTTCTACTCCTAGTTCCACCACGTCCTTGACTTGCTCAGCAATCGACGCAATAGTATCCGCATCAATACCGTAACCGTTAGGACCTGACAGCGA
This window of the Paenibacillus polymyxa genome carries:
- the proS gene encoding proline--tRNA ligase is translated as MSNDKQFVEEITPQSEDFSRWYIDVIKKAELMDYSPVRGCIVFRPDGFEIWEHIKEAMDVRFRETGHRNAYFPMFIPESFFQKEKEHVEGFNPELPWVTEAGGEKLEERLAIRPTSETMIGHMYSKWIQSYRDLPVLINQWANVVRWEKRTLPFLRTSEFLWQEGHTAHETEEEAREETMKMLEVYREVIEEVLAIPVITGQKTPSEKFAGAKDTFSLEAMMKDGRAVQAGTSHYMGTNFAVAFDIKYLSRENNLEFAHTTSWGTSTRLIGALIMVHGDDRGLALPPKVAPTQVIMVPIGPPKKRDAVIARADELFAELKQAGVRVKMDDRSDVSPGWKFNEYEMRGVPVRLEIGPRDMENGVCVLVSRISGEKKIVQQDNLLEEVHAMLAQVQQEMFDRAKNFMEENFYSVDTLDEMRTLMEEKRGFTLAGWCGSEECEDKVKEVTGATSRNIPFKTTEQKTTCLCCGKPAKHTVVFARAY
- the rseP gene encoding RIP metalloprotease RseP, encoding METIQIVLMTVLMFFVIVTVHEWGHYYFAKRAGILVREFAIGFGPKLFSYKRNETRFTLRLLPFGGFARMAGEDPEVNEIETGQTIAVRVTDGVVKTIYLDQLDNRKNVVRGEVLEIDLEQALTVKLDVDGEDQQYTVHPQAMMVTKGQSIQIAPKDRQYGSKTVGQRAMAIFAGPLMNFILAFILFGLHIQMVGIQVDNPTYVQISEITAGMPAAEADLHKGDIIESVNGVAIGANVENMIKLIADSQDKPMKWTVRRDDKTFDLTITPRAMEGQKGGKVGIVPELPKRQAGVGETFKFAGQSMVRTTDIIFQGFSQLIQRFSINDLGGPVRTFEVTGQIAKQGIEQLTYWTAIMSLYLGIFNLLPIPALDGSRLVFLGVEAVRGRPVDPSREGMVHFVGFAMLFLLMIAVTYNDILRLING
- a CDS encoding 1-deoxy-D-xylulose-5-phosphate reductoisomerase; amino-acid sequence: MKRITVLGSTGSIGTQTLDVVSMHPDQFTVEALAGGSNIKLLAEQARLYHPKKVSVGTQQLADEIRPLLPSGIELHWGNEGLVELAANTEADMVVTAVMGSVGLHSTLAAIEAGKQIGLANKETLVTAGHLVTARARAKGVPLLPIDSEHSAIFQCLNGERMKDVAHITLTASGGSFRDLTREQLREVTVEDALKHPNWSMGAKITIDSATMVNKGLEVIEAHWLFGLSYEQIHVLLHPESIIHSYVEFQDTSIVAQLGNPDMRVPIQYALTYPERMKSPAKPLSLAEVGKLHFKEMDLNRFPCLRLAFECGKMGGTAPTAFNAANEIAVARFLRGEISFLHIEAIIEQVLEQHVNMADPDLSAIETCDRETRSIASKL
- a CDS encoding phosphatidate cytidylyltransferase, whose protein sequence is MRQRLITGILAGIFFLAMVLWGGLAYHLLILVMALIGFYEFARMTQVSPFGGTAILGYVSILAFVFPYQPLGLHSPLPFASLLWLVMVVFMMITVGTKNKIPIQTVAILFLGTVYIGFGFSYIAESRHMEHGLLWTFLLLSCIWASDAGAYFVGKMAGKTKLWPAISPNKTVEGSIGGVVLALVIALVFAGLSGGLLPWGKAFGIGLSCAVVGQLGDLVQSAYKRVYGIKDSGNLLPGHGGILDRCDSWIVVFPFVHMLMLLP
- a CDS encoding isoprenyl transferase, whose product is MIKRVRSWWNGEQKQQTPAISKDNIPQHVAVIMDGNGRWAKRIGMPRIVGHQNGMKAVKRTAIAADELGIKYLTLFAFSTENWTRPKDEVDFLMKLPQEFLAIELDELVEKNVQVRMMGNKEHLPSHTVEALTEATRRTENNTGLVLNFALNYGSRLEITECMQALGRQIEDGKLKPEDITSELIGNTLLSTGMPDPDLLIRTSGELRLSNFMLWQLAYSELWFTDIYWPEFKKEHLYEAVIEYQKRSRRYGGLK
- the frr gene encoding ribosome recycling factor, whose translation is MPQSVKKSAEERMQKAIQALQRDLASLRAGRATPALLDRVQVEYYGAMTPVNQLANINTPDSRTLMIQPWDKSSLADIERAIQKSDLGLTPSNDGNTIRLSIPALTEERRTDLVKLTKKSGEEAKIAIRNIRRDANDDIKKMEKSDISEDESRKHQEDIQKTTDKFIAEVDKVLAAKEKEIMEV
- the pyrH gene encoding UMP kinase, with amino-acid sequence MEKPVFKRVVLKVSGESLSGPNGYGIDADTIASIAEQVKDVVELGVEVAIVCGGGNIWRGIAGSANGIDRATADYMGMLATVMNSLALQDALEQIEVPTRVQTSIAMQQIAEPYIRRRAIRHLEKGRVVIFAAGTGNPFFSTDTTAALRAAEIEAEVILMAKNKVDGVYSADPFKDSTAEKYEQLTYLDVLNKNLGVMDSTASSLCMDNNIPLIVFAITEQGNIKRVVLGEKIGTIVKGSVN